A stretch of Solea senegalensis isolate Sse05_10M linkage group LG10, IFAPA_SoseM_1, whole genome shotgun sequence DNA encodes these proteins:
- the LOC122775977 gene encoding P2Y purinoceptor 1-like, with amino-acid sequence MIPLFNNSPAKEEVLLGFLNQSTGYCSRFENGQWYCNILLVLFTFALPVGIVGNVAALINFTCFRKTLSTSDIFLLNVVLCDSAWILTLPFTLYFTFQRTHLKDIQIFCQFKKISFNINIYSSILFLTLISFDRYIGTVHPISSLRWWDSGKAKLCSVCTWIALALTSIPDLFVTFAIRRPENVTVCMDHIHGPFIYVKVITIIRTILGFLLPLSIMLVFYIMTVGVLRHRPRGKHRAAQRARGKPLRLITAAILIFVVSFIPYHIMVVILVLMRSNNQVTPSNTGILYASYEFFEAMCTVSSCLDPLLYIAASEQFQKKILALKRDGYKRLCCRASRRVGVIG; translated from the exons ATGATACCACTGTTCAACAATTCACCAGCTAAAGAAG AGGTGCTCCTCGGGTTCCTGAACCAGTCGACCGGATACTGCAGCCGCTTTGAGAATGGCCAGTGGTACTGCAATATTCTGCTGGTACTCTTCACTTTTGCTCTCCCTGTGGGGATTGTGGGCAATGTGGCAGCTCTAATCAACTTCACATGCTTCAGGAAAACCTTGAGCACCAGTGACATTTTCCTGTTGAACGTGGTGCTGTGCGACTCGGCCTGGATTCTCACCCTCCCCTTCACCCTGTACTTCACCTTCCAGAGGACGCACCTCAAAGACATTCAGATCTTCTGCCAGTTCAAGAAGATCTCCTTCAACATCAACATTTACAGCagcatcctcttcctcactctgatCAGTTTCGATCGCTACATTGGGACCGTGCATCCCATCAGCTCTCTCCGGTGGTGGGATTCAGGCAAAGCCAAGCTGTGCTCCGTGTGCACATGGATCGCGCTTGCGTTGACCTCCATCCCCGACTTATTTGTCACCTTCGCAATTCGGCGGCCGGAAAATGTGACCGTGTGCATGGATCACATTCATGGTCCCTTTATTTATGTCAAGGTCATCACCATAATCAGAACTATCTTAGGCTTCCTGTTACCATTAAGCATCATGCTGGTTTTTTATATCATGACAGTTGGTGTTTTAAGGCATCGCCCAAGAGGAAAGCACAGAGCAGCCCAGCGGGCACGGGGGAAGCCTCTGCGCCTCATCACTGCAGCCATACTCATCTTTGTGGTCTCTTTCATTCCCTACCACATCATGGTCGTCATTCTGGTGCTCATGAGGAGCAACAACCAGGTCACACCATCCAACACCGGCATCCTCTATGCGTCCTATGAATTCTTTGAGGCTATGTGTACTGTGAGCAGCTGCCTGGACCCGCTACTGTACATTGCAGCTAGTGAACAATTCCAGAAGAAGATACTGGCCTTGAAAAGAGATGGATACAAGAGATTATGCTGCAGAGCCAGCAGGAGGGTCGGGGTAATCGGCTAA